Within Halobacterium jilantaiense, the genomic segment CTCGTACTCGACGGCGTCGCCGTCTCGTTTCTGTCGGCCCTCCGGAGCGGCGCGTTCCTCGCGTTCGGCCACGTACGCGTCGAGGAGGTTCCGGATGTAGCCCGGCACCTCGTCGGCCGGGACGCGCATCTCCACCCAGTCCGCGAACCGGGGGTGTTCGCCGAGCCCGCCACCGAGGCCGACGTCGAGCGCTTCCACGGGCTCGCCGTCCTTCCGAGTCTTCATGCCGCGCAGGCTGACGTCCGCGATCTGGGGTTGCGCGCAGGACGCCGTGCAGCCCGAGAGGTGGACGTGGAAGTCAGTCACGCCCTCGGGAACGTCGACGTTGTCCTTCAGCCAGCGCGCGTACCGCACCTGACGGTTCTTCGTCTCCACGATGGACAGCGAGCAGTACTCGGTCCCCGTGCACGCAATCGAACCCCGCATGAACGGGTGGGGGTCCGGTGAGTAGTTTTCCAAGAGGTCCTCGGCGAGGAAGTCGTCCAGCGTCGCCTCGGGAACGTCGGTCACGACGACGTTCTGTCGCTGGGTGAGTCGCACCTCGCCGCTACCGTACTCGTCTGCGAGCGCGGCGAGTTCGGCCACGTCGTCGACCCCCATCCGTCCCACGAGGACGTTCAGACCCACGTAGTAGTTGCCGTCGGGCTGCTCGTGGACGCCGACGTGGTCGCCGTGTTCGTTGCCGCCCGCGTTGTACGTGTACTGCTCGCGCAGGTCGTCGCCCGCGGATTCGAGGTCCCAGTCGACGTACTCTTTCTGGAGGACCGACCGGACCTTCTCCGCGCCCCACTCGTCGACGAGGAACTTCATGCGAGCGTTGTAGCGGTTCTCGCGGTCGCCGTGGTCGTCGAACAGTTCGGTCGCGGCGGCGGCGACGTCCGTGACCTTCTCCTCGGGCACCCAGACGTCCACGTCGCGGGCGAACCGCGGCTCCTTGCGCGCGAGCCCGCCCCCGAGACGGACGTTGAACCCGAGTTCGCCGTTCTTCTCCGCGGGCTCGAACGCGAGGTCGTTGATGTCGCCCTGCCCGCAGCCCTGGTCGCAGCCCGTCACGGAGACCTTCCACTTCCGCGGGAGGTTCGCGTACTCGTCGTCGCCCTTGAACGTCTCGTGGAGGTCCTCGGCGACCGGCCACGCGTCCACGTGCTCGTGGGTGTCCTTCCCCGCGACCGGACACCCCACGACGTTCCGCCACGAGTCCCCGCAGGCCTGCTTGGTGGAGAGGCCGTTCGCCTCCAGCGTCTCGAAGATGTCCGGCACGTCCTCGAGTTTGATCCAGTGCAACTGGATGGACTGCCGGGTCGTCCAGTCGCAGTACGCCGCGCCGAACTCCGGGTTGTCGACGGGGCCGCGGGCGTACTCGTCGGCGACCTCGGCGACCGTCTCCAACTGGCCGGGCTCCAGGACGCCGTTCGGCGTCCCGATGCGCAGCATGAAGTAGCTCTCCTGGCCCTTCCGCTGGTGGTACAATCCCCACCACTTGAAGCGCTCGAACCAGGCGTCTCGCTCCTCGTCGGGGATGGCGTCCCAGCCCGCCGCCGCGAACTCGAAGAGGTGCTCGCGTATCTCCTCGCCGTAGACTTCGTCCTTCCAGCGCTCGACGTCCGTCGGCATACACACCACCTCGACCGTCTGCCTTACCAAGCCGCGCTTGGCGTCAACACTCCCCTCGGCAGCCCGACGCCGGCGAACCTCGCCGCGACCCACGAGTCCCGCCCACGGGCTCGAACCCCGCATCGGTCACGCGACCCACGGCCAGCCAGTCCGTCGTCCCGGACTCCCCGCAGGTCACGCAGTGACCGTGGGCTCGCGCCTCCACGCGCCGCC encodes:
- a CDS encoding nitrite/sulfite reductase translates to MPTDVERWKDEVYGEEIREHLFEFAAAGWDAIPDEERDAWFERFKWWGLYHQRKGQESYFMLRIGTPNGVLEPGQLETVAEVADEYARGPVDNPEFGAAYCDWTTRQSIQLHWIKLEDVPDIFETLEANGLSTKQACGDSWRNVVGCPVAGKDTHEHVDAWPVAEDLHETFKGDDEYANLPRKWKVSVTGCDQGCGQGDINDLAFEPAEKNGELGFNVRLGGGLARKEPRFARDVDVWVPEEKVTDVAAAATELFDDHGDRENRYNARMKFLVDEWGAEKVRSVLQKEYVDWDLESAGDDLREQYTYNAGGNEHGDHVGVHEQPDGNYYVGLNVLVGRMGVDDVAELAALADEYGSGEVRLTQRQNVVVTDVPEATLDDFLAEDLLENYSPDPHPFMRGSIACTGTEYCSLSIVETKNRQVRYARWLKDNVDVPEGVTDFHVHLSGCTASCAQPQIADVSLRGMKTRKDGEPVEALDVGLGGGLGEHPRFADWVEMRVPADEVPGYIRNLLDAYVAEREERAAPEGRQKRDGDAVEYETFREFVARHDEDALQGLADPEETSYEDPYMHNTKTTWYPYADEDDLDASPAPTDGSGEPLSVDD